In Rheinheimera sp. MM224, one DNA window encodes the following:
- the flgL gene encoding flagellar hook-associated protein FlgL produces the protein MMRTTFNMKYSQNLDSILSTQDKLQTASLMLNNQTKILTAADDPSGAARAIGLEANIQQTNQYQSNNTAARNSLELQETVHDSIRNAMDRARVLTLSLGNGTYDENDRKAIGGQLANIRDELFDLMNRRDELGGYLFSGFQDQTQPYNLNTATGKYEFNGDEGQKSIQLSLSISIAANDSGRSIFDSVDKRFQTTDPTLGAPVTAAKVTVANQSVFDNFYKQNYDGLTAGNNDFSVVFSAPSNYEIQRNGAAQVPPVTGVYTPGEAINYNGLAIDVTGAAPGGTVDFSLQPPEKTNILNSLTDLINGIEAGDSGDALNERILDATVEIDNASAKVDSAMSSIGGRLNVIESIFGSNEDVLIATKSHKADVVELDYSTGITELVKQETALQAVQATFNRVTGLSLFDYIN, from the coding sequence ATGATGCGTACCACTTTTAATATGAAGTACAGCCAGAATCTGGATTCAATTTTAAGTACCCAGGACAAGCTACAGACCGCAAGCTTAATGCTGAATAATCAGACCAAAATTTTAACTGCAGCTGATGATCCATCAGGTGCAGCACGTGCTATAGGCCTTGAAGCTAATATTCAGCAAACGAATCAGTATCAGAGTAACAACACCGCGGCTCGTAACAGTCTGGAGTTACAGGAAACTGTACATGACAGCATACGTAATGCGATGGACAGAGCCCGCGTGCTGACTTTATCTTTAGGTAATGGTACTTACGATGAAAATGATCGTAAGGCTATTGGCGGGCAGTTGGCCAACATCCGTGATGAGCTGTTTGATTTAATGAATCGCCGCGACGAACTGGGCGGGTATTTATTTTCCGGTTTTCAGGATCAAACTCAGCCTTACAACCTGAACACCGCGACAGGTAAATATGAATTTAACGGTGACGAAGGTCAAAAATCTATTCAGCTGTCGTTATCGATATCTATTGCCGCCAATGACAGTGGTCGTAGTATTTTTGACAGTGTCGACAAAAGGTTCCAGACGACAGACCCTACCCTTGGTGCTCCAGTGACAGCAGCGAAAGTGACAGTGGCGAATCAAAGTGTATTTGATAATTTCTATAAACAAAATTACGACGGGCTGACGGCCGGGAATAACGATTTTTCTGTAGTGTTTTCTGCTCCATCTAACTACGAAATTCAGCGTAATGGCGCCGCTCAGGTCCCTCCGGTGACTGGTGTTTATACCCCCGGGGAGGCTATAAACTATAACGGTCTGGCTATTGATGTAACAGGTGCTGCACCAGGCGGCACTGTGGATTTTAGTCTGCAGCCGCCAGAAAAAACCAATATCCTGAATTCGTTAACTGATTTGATTAATGGTATTGAAGCAGGCGACAGTGGCGATGCGCTGAACGAGCGAATTTTGGATGCGACGGTCGAAATTGATAACGCTTCGGCAAAAGTCGACTCAGCTATGTCTTCTATAGGCGGACGTCTGAATGTGATTGAAAGCATTTTTGGCAGCAATGAAGATGTACTGATCGCCACTAAATCACATAAAGCAGATGTAGTGGAACTGGATTACAGCACAGGTATTACTGAGCTGGTGAAACAGGAAACTGCATTACAAGCGGTGCAAGCTACTTTTAACCGGGTCACAGGCTTGAGTTTATTTGACTATATCAATTAA
- a CDS encoding glycosyltransferase, whose amino-acid sequence MFAQELARFDQLYLQSTDWPVNEFHHWDTVNFLPLKPDSKLCLLRAFEPDSVPLILWRKLQLVLLGDTDVDRQKLFNLFSALPFLQQYLFYSQLMRANFVGQSFAYDYAPLYRVMIEKFCQQSAEYCYVSPLLGNGNEEIVLLLTNQFVTSQHGPTLTILNYASALKAMGKHPVVICCTSVAKSGHYVYPMPAPVFFGTVRNEYFQGEMLFDLDTGKHQPHDGGSVVKCWDQLFDFMQLTPMDDTEHLVDLVNLINQINPRFIIGVGGLNPVLEFIAQSRPVLNVPCVTSLVTPLHAVPVLHRELTEKDQKRVESLAITHPVLTSQLPFRLRKFNCIKSSKVTDKVLKFAVVGYRLEHEMRPDFIETLLAIKHRFPHAAFVMIGPDAVEGFPAELQSCSYFSGRVSNAIDLIANCHFMLNPKRQGGGTSAIEALSLGIPVLTEAYGDVYQYIGDDFVFSSDKERLEFIQRYLADEEFETAYIQTCLEAAAKATDSSAIVQQLLLDYDSYIYQLQH is encoded by the coding sequence ATGTTTGCGCAAGAACTCGCCCGTTTTGACCAACTATATTTACAATCAACTGACTGGCCAGTGAATGAATTTCATCACTGGGACACCGTCAATTTTTTACCTCTGAAGCCTGATTCTAAACTCTGTCTTCTGCGAGCCTTCGAGCCTGATTCTGTACCTTTAATCTTATGGCGAAAATTACAGCTAGTGCTGCTCGGTGACACAGATGTTGATCGGCAGAAGTTGTTTAATCTCTTCAGTGCTTTGCCTTTCCTGCAGCAGTATTTGTTTTACAGTCAACTGATGCGGGCCAATTTTGTAGGCCAGTCTTTTGCTTATGATTACGCTCCTTTATACCGGGTGATGATTGAGAAATTTTGTCAGCAAAGTGCAGAGTATTGCTATGTAAGCCCTTTGCTAGGCAATGGTAATGAAGAGATCGTGCTACTACTTACCAACCAGTTTGTCACATCCCAGCATGGGCCTACACTGACTATTCTAAATTACGCCAGTGCGTTAAAAGCCATGGGGAAACATCCAGTGGTGATTTGTTGTACCAGCGTAGCCAAGTCTGGCCATTATGTGTATCCAATGCCTGCTCCGGTATTTTTTGGCACAGTTCGTAATGAATATTTTCAGGGAGAGATGCTATTTGATTTAGATACGGGTAAACATCAGCCTCATGACGGCGGATCTGTTGTGAAATGTTGGGATCAACTATTTGATTTTATGCAACTGACTCCAATGGACGATACCGAGCATTTGGTCGATTTGGTTAACCTGATTAACCAAATCAATCCACGCTTTATTATTGGTGTTGGTGGTTTAAACCCGGTATTGGAGTTTATCGCTCAAAGCCGGCCTGTGCTAAATGTGCCTTGTGTGACCTCTTTAGTCACTCCTTTACATGCAGTGCCTGTACTGCATCGTGAGCTGACCGAAAAAGATCAAAAACGAGTGGAATCTTTAGCTATCACTCATCCGGTGTTAACCAGTCAGTTACCTTTCCGGCTGCGTAAGTTTAACTGTATAAAAAGCAGCAAGGTCACAGACAAAGTACTCAAATTTGCTGTTGTGGGTTACCGGCTTGAACATGAAATGCGTCCGGACTTTATTGAAACCTTACTGGCTATTAAACATAGGTTTCCTCATGCTGCTTTTGTGATGATTGGGCCTGACGCAGTTGAGGGCTTTCCTGCAGAATTACAATCGTGCAGTTATTTTAGCGGCAGGGTTAGTAATGCCATAGACCTTATTGCTAATTGCCACTTTATGCTCAATCCAAAACGCCAGGGTGGCGGGACTTCTGCTATTGAGGCCTTAAGTCTTGGCATTCCTGTGCTCACAGAAGCTTATGGCGATGTATATCAGTATATAGGTGACGATTTTGTATTTTCATCTGATAAGGAACGACTGGAGTTTATTCAGCGCTACCTGGCGGATGAAGAATTTGAAACTGCTTATATCCAGACTTGCCTTGAAGCTGCTGCAAAAGCTACAGACTCCTCTGCCATAGTTCAACAACTGCTGCTCGATTACGACAGTTACATCTATCAACTCCAGCACTAA
- a CDS encoding flagellin: MALFVNTNVSALNAQRQLINSGKSLDTAFQRLSSGFRINSAADDAAGLQISNRLTSQINGLDQAIRNANDGISLSQVAEGAMDEITNALQRIRVLAVQSQNGINSSSDRIALQKEVSALKAEISRIAATTQFGGVKLLDGKYSSTFLVGANAGQTISVNISRAGGGFGSSGLGIAGLSISSLAGASRALASIDSAINVIDSKRADLGAIQNRFQSTIRNLSNIVENISAARSRIKDTDFAKETADLTRAQILQQASTTILSQANQRPQAALSLLQG; this comes from the coding sequence ATGGCTTTATTTGTTAATACTAACGTTTCGGCGTTAAATGCCCAAAGGCAACTAATCAATTCAGGCAAATCATTAGATACAGCGTTTCAACGTTTATCTTCAGGTTTCCGTATCAATAGTGCTGCAGATGATGCTGCAGGCTTACAAATCAGTAACCGTTTAACAAGCCAGATTAATGGTTTGGATCAAGCAATAAGAAATGCTAACGATGGTATTTCATTGTCTCAGGTTGCTGAAGGCGCGATGGATGAAATTACCAACGCCTTACAACGAATTCGTGTACTTGCAGTGCAGTCACAAAATGGTATCAACAGTTCCAGTGACCGTATTGCACTGCAAAAAGAAGTCTCAGCATTAAAGGCTGAAATCAGCCGGATTGCAGCAACAACTCAGTTTGGTGGTGTGAAGTTACTGGATGGAAAATACTCATCAACCTTCCTGGTGGGTGCCAACGCAGGCCAGACGATCAGCGTCAATATATCGCGAGCTGGAGGTGGTTTTGGTTCCTCAGGTTTGGGTATTGCAGGCTTAAGTATCAGCAGTTTAGCTGGCGCATCCCGGGCATTAGCAAGCATAGACAGTGCTATTAACGTGATTGACTCCAAGCGGGCAGACTTAGGTGCGATTCAAAACCGCTTCCAGTCAACAATCCGTAACTTATCTAACATTGTCGAAAATATTTCAGCAGCACGAAGCCGTATCAAAGATACAGACTTCGCAAAAGAGACAGCTGATTTAACTCGTGCGCAGATTCTGCAGCAGGCCAGTACTACCATTCTGTCCCAGGCAAATCAAAGACCGCAGGCAGCACTGTCTTTATTACAAGGTTAA
- a CDS encoding flagellin — translation MALFVNTNVSALNAQRQLINSGKTLDTSFQRLSSGFRINSAADDAAGLQISNRLTAQIQGLDQAIRNANDGISLSQVAEGAMDEITNALQRIRVLSVQSQNGINSSADRVALQKEVSALKTEISRIATTTQFGGVKLLDGKYSSTFLVGANAGQTISVNISRTGGGYGASGLGIAGLSISSLAGASRALAQIDSAINVIDSKRADLGAIQNRFQSTIRNLSNIVENISAARSRIKDTDFAKETAELTRAQILQQASTTILSQANQRPQSALSLLQG, via the coding sequence ATGGCGTTATTTGTAAATACCAATGTCTCGGCGCTGAATGCGCAGAGGCAACTTATAAACTCGGGTAAAACCCTTGATACATCATTTCAGCGTCTTTCGTCTGGCTTTCGCATCAATAGCGCAGCAGATGACGCGGCTGGTTTGCAGATCAGCAACCGCCTGACCGCCCAGATACAGGGCCTGGATCAGGCGATCAGAAACGCCAATGACGGCATTTCTTTATCCCAGGTGGCAGAAGGGGCCATGGATGAGATTACCAATGCGTTGCAGCGCATCAGGGTTTTATCAGTGCAATCGCAGAACGGTATCAACAGTTCGGCGGATCGCGTGGCGCTGCAAAAAGAAGTATCGGCGTTAAAGACTGAAATCAGTCGTATCGCCACAACCACTCAGTTTGGTGGTGTGAAATTGCTTGATGGGAAATATTCATCGACTTTCCTGGTGGGGGCAAATGCAGGCCAGACCATCAGTGTGAATATCTCCAGGACTGGTGGTGGATATGGTGCATCTGGATTAGGTATAGCTGGCTTAAGTATCAGTAGTTTAGCCGGCGCGTCCAGAGCTCTTGCGCAAATCGACAGTGCGATCAACGTCATCGACTCTAAGCGAGCCGATCTGGGTGCGATTCAAAACCGCTTCCAATCCACGATACGCAACTTGTCGAACATTGTGGAAAACATATCCGCTGCACGCAGTCGGATTAAAGATACAGATTTCGCGAAAGAAACGGCTGAACTGACCAGAGCGCAGATACTGCAACAGGCCAGTACCACCATCTTATCGCAGGCAAATCAAAGACCGCAGTCAGCGTTGTCACTGTTACAGGGTTAA
- a CDS encoding flagellin, whose amino-acid sequence MSLYVNTNVSALNAQRQLINSGGSLDTSFKRLSSGFRINSAADDAAGLQISNRLSSQINGLNQAISNANDGISLSQTAEGAMDEITNSLQRIRVLAVQSQNGINSSADRVALQKEVSALKTEISRIATTTQFGGIKLLDGKFSAKFLVGANAGQNISVNLSRTGGGYGASGLGISTLSISSVSGASAALASIDSAIKTIDSTRADLGALQNRFQSTIRNLSNIVENVSSARSRIRDTDFAKETAELTRSQILQQASTTILSQANQRPQAALSLLG is encoded by the coding sequence ATGTCATTATATGTCAATACCAACGTATCAGCTTTGAACGCACAACGTCAGTTAATTAATTCTGGCGGTTCATTAGATACATCGTTTAAGCGTTTATCATCAGGTTTTCGTATCAACAGCGCTGCTGATGATGCGGCGGGCTTACAGATTAGTAACCGTTTGTCTAGTCAAATCAATGGTTTGAATCAGGCAATCAGTAACGCCAATGACGGTATTTCACTGTCACAGACGGCTGAAGGTGCGATGGATGAGATTACTAACTCTCTGCAGCGTATCCGGGTACTGGCAGTACAGTCGCAAAATGGTATCAACAGTTCGGCAGACCGTGTTGCATTGCAAAAAGAAGTATCAGCGCTGAAAACGGAAATCAGCCGCATTGCAACTACAACTCAGTTCGGGGGCATTAAGCTTCTGGATGGTAAGTTCTCCGCCAAGTTCCTGGTTGGAGCCAATGCCGGACAAAATATCAGCGTGAACTTGTCACGCACTGGTGGTGGTTACGGAGCTTCAGGCCTGGGTATCAGTACTTTGTCGATATCCAGTGTCAGTGGTGCTTCAGCTGCATTAGCCAGCATCGATAGTGCAATCAAAACTATCGATAGCACAAGAGCGGATCTGGGTGCTTTACAAAACCGGTTCCAATCTACAATTCGTAACCTGAGTAACATTGTGGAGAACGTTTCATCAGCGCGTAGCCGGATCAGAGATACTGATTTTGCTAAAGAAACCGCAGAGTTGACTCGTTCGCAGATCCTGCAACAGGCCAGTACTACTATCCTGTCTCAGGCGAATCAGCGTCCACAGGCAGCCTTGTCACTGTTAGGTTAA
- a CDS encoding flagellin, producing MALAVNTNVSALNAQRQLLTSGNALDTSYKRLSSGFRINSAADDSAGLQISNRLTSQINGLNQAISNANDGISVAQVAEGAMDEITTSLQRIRVLAVQSQNGINGSADRVALQKEVSALKTEISRIAQNTQFGNIDLLKGNFSAKFLVGANAGQTISINLSRTGGGYGTSGLGLNTLSVSSVGGASAALASIDSAIKTIDSARADLGALQNRFQSTIRNLSNIVENVSSARSQIRDTDFAKETAELTRAQILQQASTTILSQANTRPQTALSLLG from the coding sequence ATGGCTTTAGCAGTAAACACCAACGTATCCGCGTTAAACGCACAGCGTCAGTTATTAACATCTGGCAATGCACTGGATACCTCATACAAACGTTTATCTTCTGGTTTTCGTATCAATAGCGCTGCTGATGACTCTGCAGGCTTACAGATCAGTAACCGTTTAACCAGCCAAATCAACGGCTTAAACCAAGCTATCAGTAACGCAAACGACGGTATTTCAGTGGCTCAGGTTGCTGAAGGTGCGATGGATGAAATTACAACTTCATTACAACGTATCCGTGTATTAGCAGTACAATCACAAAACGGTATCAACGGTTCAGCTGACCGTGTTGCGTTACAAAAAGAAGTTTCAGCGTTAAAAACTGAAATCAGCCGTATTGCTCAGAACACTCAGTTTGGTAACATTGACTTACTGAAAGGTAACTTCTCAGCAAAATTCCTGGTTGGTGCTAACGCAGGCCAAACTATCAGCATCAACCTGTCCCGTACAGGTGGTGGTTATGGTACTTCAGGTTTAGGCCTGAATACGTTATCTGTTTCTTCTGTTGGTGGCGCATCTGCAGCATTAGCAAGTATCGACAGTGCAATCAAAACGATCGACTCAGCACGGGCAGATTTGGGTGCGTTACAAAACCGCTTCCAATCTACAATCCGTAACTTAAGCAACATCGTTGAGAACGTGTCATCTGCCCGTAGCCAGATCCGCGATACAGATTTTGCTAAAGAAACAGCTGAATTAACCCGGGCACAGATATTGCAACAGGCCAGTACAACTATCCTGTCTCAGGCTAACACCAGACCTCAAACTGCACTATCCTTATTAGGTTAA
- a CDS encoding flagellar protein FlaG has translation MSSVITGNFGYQPTAPKAAASSAVELNKMKSDPDTVTPESKAKTDPAQAEQAVTTDELGEAVENINQFVNSQGRTLNFSVDEESGKPVVKVIDFETKEVIRQIPSEEVLTMAKAIKRLQEDLGSATGLMFDKTI, from the coding sequence ATGAGTTCAGTAATTACGGGTAATTTTGGTTATCAGCCAACAGCCCCCAAAGCTGCTGCGAGTAGTGCAGTTGAGCTGAACAAAATGAAAAGTGATCCTGATACAGTGACGCCAGAATCTAAAGCAAAGACTGATCCTGCGCAAGCAGAGCAAGCTGTGACTACGGACGAATTAGGTGAAGCTGTTGAGAATATTAACCAGTTTGTTAATTCTCAGGGACGTACTTTAAATTTTTCAGTCGATGAAGAGTCCGGTAAACCTGTAGTAAAAGTGATTGATTTCGAGACCAAAGAAGTGATTCGTCAGATCCCGTCTGAAGAAGTACTGACTATGGCTAAAGCAATCAAGAGATTACAGGAAGATTTGGGCTCTGCGACGGGTTTGATGTTCGATAAAACGATATAA
- the fliD gene encoding flagellar filament capping protein FliD yields MAIRSLGAASGLDLESLVTQLVTVERNTKETRLDATKKELDSSLSGFGKLKSALTKFKDTLTALGDDKLRARTTSIKQPTDTKTYLEATSSSTAAPGNFDIKVKALATGSRIESANNAYTSSSSVVSTTAGKLTFEADGKTFDVNVKANMTLDEFRKAVNNASGNFGVSANIINAGDGVGTKLVLTSSITGEGNELKITNDNAALDSLSTQAFGSSDPVSGGLDVAIEAGDAEVVIDGISVFSENNTFKNAIQDTELTVSAVTPDGNNATLTIATDKKAAEEKIKAFMDAYNGLLTEVNSLTKNRTIGDDGKTVVAEGGALSSDPMVRSIMSQVTKTLGSAFSSGGQELNNLYALGITFNDQGKMEISSTRQYGADSGRERFDDALENNYDKIADLFGASGGITKSLDKVISQFTDRDGLLVNKETSLKDQLKKNTKDREAFERYIVSYEETLRQRYGALDSTLGQLQSTSSYLVQQLANLPRYGS; encoded by the coding sequence ATGGCGATCCGGTCGTTAGGTGCAGCATCAGGGCTTGATCTTGAAAGTCTGGTTACACAGTTGGTTACTGTGGAACGAAACACTAAAGAAACTCGTCTTGATGCGACAAAAAAGGAGCTGGATTCATCTCTTTCTGGTTTTGGCAAACTCAAATCAGCCTTGACAAAATTTAAAGATACTTTGACGGCTTTGGGGGACGATAAACTCCGGGCTCGTACTACTAGTATTAAACAACCTACAGATACTAAAACTTATCTGGAAGCCACATCCAGCAGTACTGCTGCCCCAGGTAATTTTGATATTAAAGTCAAAGCGCTGGCAACGGGAAGCCGGATTGAAAGCGCGAATAATGCATATACCAGCTCATCTTCAGTTGTTAGTACTACTGCAGGTAAGCTTACCTTCGAAGCTGATGGTAAAACCTTTGATGTAAACGTCAAAGCCAATATGACCCTGGATGAATTCCGTAAAGCGGTAAACAATGCCAGTGGTAATTTTGGTGTCAGTGCCAACATTATAAATGCTGGCGATGGTGTAGGTACTAAGTTAGTGCTGACATCGTCCATCACTGGCGAAGGCAATGAATTAAAAATCACCAATGACAATGCAGCTTTGGACAGTCTTTCAACTCAGGCTTTTGGCAGCAGCGACCCTGTTTCTGGTGGTCTTGATGTAGCTATTGAAGCTGGTGATGCTGAAGTAGTGATCGATGGTATTAGTGTTTTCAGCGAAAATAACACCTTTAAAAATGCGATACAAGATACTGAGCTAACTGTGTCAGCTGTAACACCTGACGGTAACAACGCAACTTTAACTATCGCGACAGACAAAAAAGCAGCTGAAGAGAAAATCAAAGCTTTTATGGATGCCTACAATGGCTTGTTGACTGAAGTAAACAGTTTAACTAAAAACCGTACTATAGGTGATGATGGCAAAACTGTTGTAGCGGAAGGCGGGGCTTTAAGCAGTGACCCTATGGTTCGCAGCATTATGAGCCAGGTGACTAAAACCTTAGGCAGTGCTTTTTCATCGGGTGGCCAGGAGCTGAATAACTTATATGCTTTAGGTATTACCTTTAATGATCAAGGCAAAATGGAAATCTCCAGCACAAGGCAATACGGGGCAGATTCCGGTCGTGAACGTTTTGATGATGCGCTGGAAAATAACTACGATAAAATTGCAGACTTATTTGGTGCTTCAGGTGGTATTACCAAGTCGTTGGATAAAGTGATTTCGCAGTTTACCGACCGAGATGGCTTATTAGTGAACAAAGAAACCTCACTGAAAGACCAACTGAAAAAAAATACTAAAGATCGTGAGGCCTTCGAACGATATATAGTGAGCTACGAAGAAACCTTGCGTCAGCGTTATGGAGCTTTGGATTCCACTTTGGGTCAATTACAAAGTACCTCCAGCTATCTGGTGCAACAATTGGCAAACCTGCCACGATATGGTAGTTAA
- the fliS gene encoding flagellar export chaperone FliS yields MSYGIKAYKSVGIKDDLAVADPHRIIQLLMQGSLENMAKAKGAMERKDFAEKSRTVSKAMSIISALQHSLDMDVGGEVSQNLWSLYDFMVNHLMQASRESSPAKVDDVIEIMIKIKSGWDAIPVEERQKGFQMLAERQGQSALASA; encoded by the coding sequence ATGAGTTACGGTATTAAGGCTTACAAATCTGTAGGCATAAAAGATGATTTAGCTGTTGCGGATCCGCATCGTATTATTCAGCTATTAATGCAGGGCTCACTGGAAAATATGGCCAAAGCCAAAGGTGCCATGGAACGTAAAGATTTTGCCGAAAAATCCCGTACTGTTTCAAAAGCCATGAGCATTATTTCCGCCTTGCAACATTCTCTGGATATGGATGTTGGTGGAGAAGTGTCACAGAATTTATGGTCGTTATACGATTTTATGGTCAATCACTTAATGCAGGCCAGCCGTGAAAGCAGCCCTGCGAAAGTAGATGATGTGATTGAAATTATGATCAAGATTAAATCCGGCTGGGATGCAATTCCGGTGGAAGAACGGCAAAAAGGCTTCCAGATGCTGGCTGAGCGTCAAGGTCAGTCGGCATTGGCATCGGCTTAA